A genomic region of Candidatus Bathyarchaeota archaeon contains the following coding sequences:
- a CDS encoding acyl-CoA dehydrogenase family protein, which produces MDFELTEDQIGIRNAVREFCEKEFKPELALELDCKEEFPMELYKKAAKLGFTSMFFPREYGGQGYGFLETCLVIEEMCRADSSLGVAVSAGNFGSELILEYGSEEQKEKYLPPICRGDYISAAAFTEPNVSGSDISRIETTAIKYGSEWWINGTKIFITNAPIADFIVVLAQTDTKVRPAYRGETLFVVDKDTPGLMITKIQNKMGIRCSLIGEVRFDNVKVTDWHIVGELNRGFYYSMEFFDKTRVGVAAQAVGMAQGAWEIAFKYAKQREAFGQPIIQHEAIGCTLAELAAKIEAARLLTYKAAWLIDVGKMDPMVTAMAKQYASRVAMETTDFAIQTLGGYGYLGKYRVERYHRDAKVTEIYEGTSEIQKLTTLKYLLRKF; this is translated from the coding sequence GTGGATTTTGAATTAACTGAAGATCAAATTGGAATAAGGAATGCTGTAAGAGAGTTTTGTGAAAAAGAGTTCAAACCGGAACTTGCCCTAGAACTTGATTGCAAAGAAGAGTTTCCAATGGAACTTTATAAGAAGGCTGCAAAACTCGGCTTTACAAGCATGTTTTTCCCGCGGGAGTACGGCGGGCAAGGTTATGGATTCCTGGAAACCTGTCTTGTGATAGAGGAAATGTGTAGGGCTGATTCCTCTCTTGGCGTAGCAGTTTCAGCTGGAAATTTTGGCAGTGAATTAATTTTGGAGTATGGCAGTGAAGAGCAAAAGGAGAAGTATTTGCCGCCAATTTGCAGAGGCGACTATATCTCAGCTGCGGCCTTCACCGAACCAAACGTTAGCGGAAGCGATATATCTCGCATAGAAACAACCGCCATAAAATATGGAAGCGAATGGTGGATAAACGGAACAAAAATCTTCATAACAAACGCTCCAATAGCTGACTTTATTGTGGTTTTAGCTCAGACGGACACAAAAGTTAGACCAGCTTACAGAGGTGAGACACTGTTTGTTGTTGACAAGGATACTCCAGGATTAATGATAACGAAAATTCAAAACAAGATGGGCATTAGGTGTTCCTTAATTGGCGAAGTCAGGTTTGACAACGTTAAGGTTACTGACTGGCATATTGTCGGCGAGCTTAACAGAGGCTTCTATTATTCAATGGAGTTTTTTGATAAAACAAGAGTGGGAGTGGCTGCTCAAGCCGTCGGCATGGCGCAGGGTGCGTGGGAAATAGCCTTCAAATACGCAAAACAGAGGGAAGCCTTCGGACAGCCCATAATACAACATGAGGCTATAGGTTGTACCTTGGCCGAGTTGGCCGCCAAAATAGAAGCTGCAAGACTTTTGACCTATAAAGCTGCTTGGCTTATTGATGTTGGAAAAATGGATCCAATGGTTACTGCAATGGCAAAGCAGTATGCAAGCCGCGTTGCCATGGAAACTACAGACTTCGCAATTCAAACCCTTGGAGGATATGGTTATCTGGGAAAATACCGTGTCGAAAGGTATCATAGAGACGCAAAAGTAACTGAAATCTATGAGGGCACAAGCGAAATCCAGAAGCTTACAACGCTCAAGTACCTTCTCAGAAAGTTCTGA
- a CDS encoding enoyl-CoA hydratase/isomerase family protein, which yields MSKEYETIKMEREENVLWLILNRPHRLNAFNDVLMEELADALDTAEKDQSIRCVVITGEGDRAFSAGADITMFPKVTPVKAEEFSRMGQKVFSKIEEMSKPVIAAINGFALGGGLELALACDFRIAAEHAELGSPEITLGLIPGWGGTQRLVRIVGLAKAKEMVMLGTRLKAEEALKIGLVHKVVHYEDLRSEARQLAKKLCEGPPIALKYAKYALNFGTQVPLEAGLHIESALMALTFSTEDIKEGIEAFMSRRKAEFKGK from the coding sequence ATGAGTAAGGAATATGAAACAATAAAGATGGAGAGGGAAGAAAACGTTTTGTGGCTGATCCTAAATAGGCCGCATAGGCTTAACGCTTTCAATGACGTTTTAATGGAGGAGCTTGCAGACGCCCTGGACACTGCTGAAAAAGATCAGTCAATAAGGTGTGTTGTAATAACTGGTGAAGGAGACAGAGCTTTCAGCGCCGGTGCGGACATTACAATGTTTCCGAAGGTCACCCCCGTAAAGGCTGAAGAGTTCTCCAGAATGGGACAGAAGGTTTTCAGCAAGATAGAGGAAATGTCAAAACCCGTTATAGCAGCCATAAATGGTTTCGCCTTAGGAGGTGGCTTAGAGCTTGCTTTGGCTTGTGATTTTAGAATAGCCGCTGAACACGCAGAACTTGGGAGTCCGGAAATAACTTTGGGCCTTATCCCGGGCTGGGGTGGGACTCAAAGACTTGTGAGAATTGTCGGCTTAGCAAAAGCTAAGGAAATGGTTATGCTTGGAACACGGCTTAAGGCTGAGGAGGCGCTCAAAATAGGCTTAGTTCATAAGGTTGTACACTATGAAGACCTTAGGAGTGAGGCTCGTCAACTAGCTAAAAAACTGTGCGAGGGCCCGCCAATAGCCTTAAAGTATGCTAAATACGCCTTGAACTTTGGCACGCAAGTACCCTTAGAAGCTGGATTGCATATAGAGTCTGCACTTATGGCTTTAACTTTCTCCACCGAGGATATAAAAGAGGGCATAGAAGCCTTTATGTCAAGGCGGAAAGCCGAATTTAAGGGGAAATAG
- a CDS encoding thiolase domain-containing protein, with product MRRVAVIGVGCSKFGVRNDVNVAELAFEAFKPSIEDAGISPADIEFVAVGSVGAGAWYEELLPAVVFAEYCGLTGAGLVRCEAACASGSAAFATAYWAVASGQADVATALGVEKMREIDTPTVMEWIGRAGHYLWEFHNFGMTFPAYYALYATAHMAKFGTTEEDLALVAVKNHKYASMNPIAHLQNRISVDDVLSSSIVAAPLKLYDCCPVSDGAASIILASEEKVKELKIDTPIWVAGVGYASGTANISKRLDYLGLEASVLASQKAYKMAKVTPEQLDVAVVHDCFTIAEIMAYEDIGLCKKGEGAKLIREGQTEIGGKIPVNVDGGLKAKGHPIGATGCSMIYELTKQLREEVAEKGRQASMKNYIALAHNVGGTGHYCYVIILRR from the coding sequence ATGAGGCGAGTAGCAGTCATAGGTGTCGGGTGCTCAAAGTTTGGTGTTAGAAATGACGTGAATGTGGCGGAGTTGGCTTTCGAAGCATTCAAGCCCTCAATTGAAGATGCTGGAATATCCCCAGCAGATATAGAGTTTGTGGCTGTAGGTTCGGTGGGAGCGGGAGCATGGTATGAGGAACTTCTTCCTGCTGTTGTTTTTGCTGAATATTGTGGTTTAACTGGCGCTGGACTTGTGCGTTGTGAAGCTGCATGTGCAAGTGGAAGCGCCGCATTCGCAACTGCTTACTGGGCTGTGGCAAGCGGACAGGCTGATGTTGCAACTGCTTTGGGTGTTGAAAAAATGAGAGAGATAGACACACCCACTGTTATGGAGTGGATTGGCAGGGCTGGGCATTACCTTTGGGAATTCCACAATTTTGGCATGACCTTTCCAGCCTATTATGCGTTGTACGCAACTGCCCACATGGCCAAATTTGGAACAACCGAGGAGGATTTAGCGTTAGTTGCCGTTAAAAACCATAAGTATGCTTCCATGAACCCAATAGCCCACCTGCAGAATAGAATATCTGTTGACGATGTTTTGTCGTCGTCGATTGTCGCTGCTCCATTAAAACTTTACGATTGCTGTCCAGTATCCGACGGAGCGGCATCGATAATTCTTGCCTCGGAAGAAAAAGTTAAAGAATTGAAAATCGACACGCCTATCTGGGTTGCTGGAGTAGGCTACGCTTCCGGAACTGCAAACATTAGCAAAAGGCTTGATTATTTAGGGCTGGAGGCAAGCGTTCTAGCCTCGCAAAAAGCCTATAAAATGGCTAAGGTTACGCCTGAACAGCTTGATGTCGCTGTGGTGCATGATTGCTTCACAATAGCTGAAATAATGGCCTACGAAGACATTGGACTTTGCAAAAAAGGCGAAGGTGCTAAACTAATCCGAGAAGGACAAACCGAGATAGGTGGAAAAATTCCTGTAAATGTGGATGGAGGCTTAAAAGCGAAGGGCCATCCAATAGGTGCAACGGGTTGCTCAATGATCTACGAGTTAACAAAACAATTAAGAGAAGAAGTAGCTGAGAAAGGGAGACAAGCATCAATGAAGAATTACATAGCCCTAGCCCACAATGTAGGTGGAACCGGCCACTATTGTTATGTTATTATTTTGAGGAGATGA
- a CDS encoding Zn-ribbon domain-containing OB-fold protein, whose translation MATMPHIKSREIKVVQDIPISKTLPFWEGIKQGKILATKCKKCGKLYFPPVADCSKCFSSNMEWIELSREATIETFTHVVVRPRSFQQEKPYTVAIGKLQEGLRVLAWLTGFKLSEIKVGMKAKLVAKITHEGEPTYEFTRPE comes from the coding sequence ATGGCGACAATGCCGCATATAAAATCCAGAGAAATAAAAGTTGTGCAGGATATACCAATAAGCAAAACTTTGCCCTTTTGGGAAGGTATAAAGCAAGGAAAAATTTTGGCTACAAAATGTAAGAAATGTGGGAAACTATATTTTCCACCGGTTGCTGATTGTTCAAAATGTTTTTCCTCAAATATGGAATGGATTGAACTTAGCCGTGAAGCAACCATCGAAACTTTTACGCATGTTGTCGTCAGACCAAGAAGTTTCCAGCAGGAAAAACCCTACACTGTTGCCATTGGCAAGTTGCAGGAGGGCCTACGGGTGCTTGCTTGGCTGACGGGCTTCAAGCTTTCGGAAATAAAAGTAGGCATGAAAGCTAAACTCGTAGCAAAAATTACCCATGAAGGAGAACCTACCTATGAGTTCACTCGACCAGAATAA